The genome window ACCGACCCCATCGGCCCGGCCGCGCCCCTGTTTGACCGCCAGTTCTATCAGAATGTGGCCGCGCTGCTGTCAGATAACGGCATCATGATCTCACAGGCGGAATCACCGTTTTACGATTTTAATATCCAGTCTTCCATGCTGGCCAATCAGCGGCCGTTTTTCAACCGGCTGCACATGTACACCTTTACCAACCTGACCTATCCCGGCGGTCTCTGGAGCTTTGGATTCGGGTCCAAAACCCTTTGCCCGCTGGCGGATTTCGATCCGGCCCGAACCGGGAACACCGCCATCCAAACGCAATACTATACGCCGGAAATTCATATTGCCGCATTCATGCTGCCCCGATTTGTGCAGCAGCATCTATCCGGGCGGCTGGATCCGCTGCCCCCGATTCAAGCGGCCGCTATTTAAAAACCCCAAATTTAAGGAGGCCACCGCCTGACGGTGAGATAATTTTATGAGCATTAACACGGTGCGTACCATCGACAACCTAGTGCCGGTTAGGCACATACTGGTCAGCGTATCAGACAAAAACGGCCTGGACACCCTGATCCCCGAACTTCTCCGGCTCTGTCCGGAAGTAAAAATCCTGTCAACCGGCGGCACTTACAAAAAAATCGCGGCCCTGCTGGATGATTCCGCTGCCGGCACCCTGATTCCGGTGTCCGAGTATACCGGCCAGCCCGAAACCCAGGGCGGTCTGGTAAAGACCCTGGATTTTAAAATCTATCTGGGCCTTTTGACTGAAACTTACAATGATGCGCATCAGGGCGATCTGGCCCGAACGGGCGCCGTGCCTGTTGACATGGTGATCGTCAACCTCTATCCCTTTCAGCAGACCGTCGCCCAGCCGGATGTCACGGTGGAATCCGCCCGGGGCAACATTGATATCGGCGGTCCCTGCATGATCCGGGCAACTGCCAAAAATTTTATCCGGGCGGCGCCGGTGGTGGACCCGGCGGACTACCCCATGATTCTGGATGAACTCCGGAGCACCCGGGGCCAGACGACTCTTGAGACCCGCGCCATGCTGGCCAAAAAGGCGTTTTCCCATACGGCCGAGTATGACCACGCGATCACCGAATACCTGCGAAGCTGCTCCATTGATGAAATCAGGCAGGCGTATCCGGATATTCGATGATAATAGAGGCACTAAGGCACTAATATTTGGCAGCCTTGCGACAAACACCCAATGGAAGGCTAAAGCCTTCCGCTACATAGTTTCCGGCAATAAACAAAATCTGTATAATAATTGTTGGGGCCATCGAAATCGAAATCGGGATCGCTATCGGAATCGACGCATCATGACGCTAGGACACGAGAGACTTGACGTTTACCGTCTATCGATCAGCTACGTGGCCTGGGTATACGAAAAGGCCAAGGGGTTGAACGGCGTCCATCGTCCCGCACGGGACCAATGGCTTCGCGCGAGCCAGTCGATCCCGCTGAACATCGCCGAGGGCGACGGCAAGACCGCCGACGCGGACAGGCGGCGCTATTTTGAGATTGCGAGGGGCTCCGCGCTAGAATGCGCCGCCATTCAGGATGTTCTGGTTGTCGGCAAGGCGCTGGACAAGACCGAGAGCCGGAGCCGCAAAGACGAACTCGACCGCATGGCGGCGATGCTCAGCCGACTGGGCGGAAGAGGATACCAGGTTCGGGAGGATCATACATTCTATGGCCAGGAGGCTACAGGCGATTTCGATCCCGATAGCGATAGCGATTTCGATTTGGACGGAGAAGGAAAGTAGTCCCAACCAAGCGTTCCAGGCGACGCTTGACAGCGCGCCTGAACGCATAGGTTCTAACGGTGAACGGTGAACTGTGAACTGTGAAGTATGAACGATAAACAGGAGTGAATAGATATGACTAACGATATCAAACAGATGTATAAAACCATCATGGATGATCATTTTCCGCCCCGGATGGAGATCAGTTTTGTGGACGACAATAACCGGCAGACCCTTTATTACGAAAAGGTGGACTGGGTAATCGAAAACGTCCGGAAAGGGCTGCGCTACGGGGAAAACCCGGGCCAGGAGGCCGCCCTGTACCGGCTGATAAACGGCAATCTGGTTCTGGGCGAAACCCGGAGCATTGCCCCGGGAAAGCATCTGGTATCTGATGCCGAGCTTCTGCAGTCCGGCAAGCATCCGGGAAAGACCAACCTCACGGATGCGGATAATGCCTTAAACATCCTGCGGTATCTCACGGACAAGCCCGCGGTGATTATCGTCAAGCACAACAACCCCTGCGGCGCGGCCACATCCGGGAATCTGGCGGATGCCTATCACAAGGCCTACATGGCCGACCGGGTGGCGGCATTTGGCGGCTGTATCGCCGTTAACCGGGCTCTGGATACGGAAACCGCCGCAGCCATCGCCGATCAGTATGCCGAAGTAGTGGTGGCCCCGGAATTCGAGGACGGCGTAATCGACATCCTCGCCCGGCGCAAAAACCTGCGGGTGATCCAGATTCAAAACATCGAACAGCTCCAATCCTTTGCCGCCCAGCGGGTGGTGGAGTTTAAAAGCCTGATTGACGGGGGGCTCATTACCCAGTGGTCCTTTGTCCCGAATGCCCGCTCCAAAGCTGACATGCAGCTGGCCCAATGCGAATACAAGGGCACGCATTACAAAATTTCGCGGGAACCCACGGAACAGGAATATGCGGATATTCTTTTCGGCTGGCTGCTTGAGTCCGGGGTGACTTCCAATTCCGTGATTTATGTAAAAAACGGGGTCTCGGTCGGCATCGGCACCGGCGAGCAGGACCGGGTGGGGGTAGCGGAAATCGCCCGCGACAAGGCCTACCGGAAACTGGCGGACCGCTATTGCTTTGAGACCCACGGGCTTGCCTACAACAACCTGTCAGATCCGGATAAAAAGGCGGAGATTGACGCCCGCGTAAAAGACGAAAACGGCGGATTGATCGGGGCGACCATGATCAGCGATGCCTTTTTCCCCTTCCGGGACGGGGTGGATGTGGGCCTGCGGGAAGGGATAACCGCCGTTGCCCAGCCGGGCGGCTCCTTAAATGATTACCAGTCCATCGAGGCCTGTAACGAGGCCGATGCCACCATGGTCTTTACCGGACAGCGAAGCTTTAAACACTGATGGCCTGGCAGAAAGCTAAAAAATTATTTATTCCTTTTTACCTGCTCCTTATCCTGCTGCCGTCCGCCTGCAACCAAAACGACATCGTGGGCACCAAGCAGTGGATGTTCCAGACCGGCGGCGCGATCCGGTCGTCCCCGGCGGTCGGCACGGACGGCAGCATCTATGTGGGCTCAGACGACAAACATCTGTATGCACTAAATCCCGACGGCACACTGAAATGGACGTTTCAAACAGGCGGCCAAATCCGCTCCTCGCCGGCTGTCGCCGATGACGGCACCATCTACTTCGGCTCCCGGGATCAGTTGCTTTACGCGGTAACGCCAAGGGGCCAAAAGAAATGGACGTTTCAAACCGGCGGCTTCATCCACTCCACACCCGCGATTGCAGCGGACGGGGCCATCTATTTCGGCTCCACTGACAAAAACCTATACGCCCTGGGCCCGGACGGCGAGAAAAAATGGATGTTTCAAACCCAGAGCGGCATCGTCAGTTCACCGGCCATTGACCGGGATGGCACCATCTATATCGGTTCCATGGGCGGCAGCCTTTATGCCATTGAACCGGACGGGCGCCAAAAATGGGCGCTGCAGACCCGGGGGATGCTTATTTCAAAGCCCGCCATCGCCTCAGACGGCACGATCTATGTGGTATCCGAGAATGGCCGGCTTTTTTCCGTCACACCGGACGGCACCCTGAAATGGCAATACCGGCCCAGCGGATTTATTGAGCCCGGCCCTGTTATCGGGCCGGATGGGACCATTTATGCCGGCGCCGCAGACGGCAAGCTGTTTGCCCTGAGCCCGTCAGGTAAAGAAAAATGGCTCTTTCCGACAGACGGCATCATGGCCTCTTCGCCGGCAATCGCTGAAAACGGGACCATCTATATCGCCTCTGTCCAAAGAATATACGCCCTGGGCCCGAATGGCCAGGAAAAATGGCGGTCCGAAACCATTGGCCCGATCCGCTACTCATCCCCTGCGCTAACCCCGGCCGGCACCATTCTCATCGGCACCATGGAGGGCCGGGTTTATTCGATAAACGGGGCTTCACGCGGACTTGCCGGATCCCAGTGGCCCATGTATGGATGCGATCTCCGGCATACATCAAGGCATTAGGCGCCATTTCCTTTCCAAAGGGGCGCCATCCCCATGAACGCGTCCCCCACGGTAAATTTGTTCTATCTATTTTTCAGGCGGGCACGGTGGCCCGCCCTACGCGACAATGCCGACATTTTGTAGGGTCGGCCACCGTGCCGACCTCACATGCGAGAAACCCCATGGTTATGGGGTTGTTCGCCAGAACAAATTCACCGTGGCGCGTCCCCAAAATCACATTGACAACCCCGGCCGAATCAAGTACCTCAATCACTTATCTGTAACCTCAATTTAGGTGTAAATTCAGGACAGGTATATACATCTGTTTGACAAAAAACCATCCGGCCCTAAAATAAGACAATCGTTGGGATGAACAACCAAAAGGCCGGCTGTGGAGGCATAATATGGAGGAAAAAACCGCGCAAGCCGCTGAAAAACAAGGCAAAAGGGGCGTTGCCGACCTGTTTCACAAGGATGAACTGAAAAAATTATTCGTTCGATACCTGGTGCTGATCGGGTGTCTGGAAGTGTTGATTTTCTTTATCTGCTTTTTGACTCAGCTGGAGCCTTTTGACATTCCCTTTCCCTGGAAAGAGTACTTCTTTGCCGCCTTTACCATTCCGATTGCCATTACCTTTCTTTTGGGAATCATTATCATCGCCTTTAACACCTATTATTTTAAGGACGGGGGCAATTCCGAAGCCTTTCTCGCCGATGAGAGCATCTCGGGCTATGATGCGCCGTCTGCCAGAAACAAATTTTTTAAGCTTTCCTGGCAATTCCAGTTTCTGGGCCTGCTGCTGGCGCTTGGCGTGGGGGCCATCATCTTTTACAAACTGGGGGATATTTTCCGGATGATCGGGTATGCGGGCGAGCGGGCAGTGAATATCTTTCTGATTATTTTAGGTATTCTGCTGGTTGGGGCGATTCTGCTGGGCTCGGTCTTTCTGGTGCTGAACTACTTGCTGCGCAAGAAGCGCATGGAGTATGCGTTTGAGTTCAAGCGGGAAATGATCAGCCAGACCGGCATGCTCCTCCTTGATGACAACACCATTGTCAACAGCGAGGGCAAGGTGATACATACCGCGCATCCGGAAAACCGGGAAGCCCTCAAGGAACTTGACACGGAAAAATTCTCCCTGCTCCCCCCGGCCGCCGAAGGTCTGAAAAATACCGACGCCAAAAGCTGATTTAAAGCTCGCGCACTTTAATCATGTTTGTGGTGCCGGACTGCCATAGGGGGTGACCGGCGGTAATCACCAGCAAATCCCCTTCTTTTACGTGGCCGATATCCCGGGCAGTCTCAACGGCGGTCTCCAGCATGGCATCCACGTCCTCGGCCCGGGCTACCTCACTGGACAAACATCCCCAGTACAGGCACAACCTGCGGACAGTATGCGCATCCGGGGATAAGGCGATAATATGGCTTTTCGGCCGGAACCGGGAAAGCTGGGCTGCGGTAAAGCCCGACTGCGTGGAGGCAATAATGGCGCCCGCATTCAGGTGATCCGCCAGAATGCAGGCGGCATGGGCCACGGATTCAGATACCTTGATGTCCGTGATCATGGAGAATGATTTTTCATAAACATATGAAGACTCGGCATTTTCCGCAATCCGCGTCATATACTCCACGGATTTTACCGGATAATTGCCGATAGCGGTTTCCTCGGACAGCATCAGGGCATCGGTGCCGTCCAATACGGCATTGGCCACATCCGCGGCCTCGGCCCGGGTCGGCCGCGGGGCATCCACCATGGAGCGCAGCATCTGCGTCGCAATGATTACCGGTTTGCCCGCGGCATTGGCCTTTCGCACCAGCTCCTTCTGGATGGCCGGCACGGTTTCCAGGGGTATTTCCACCCCCAAATCCCCGCGCGCCACCATTATGCCGTCTGCCACGGCAATAATGGCATCGATGTTGTTAACCGCCTCGTGCTTTTCGATTTTTGCCACCACCGGGGTACTTTTGCCCGCCCTGGCAATGATCTGCTTGGCCTCTTCAATATCTTCGGGGGTGCGCACAAAGGACAGGGCCACATAATCCACATCATGGGACAGCCCGAACGCCAGATCCGTTTTATCCTTTTCCGTTAAGGCGGGCACCCGGATACTACCGGAGGGAAGATTGATCCCCTTATGCGATGTCAGCACCCCGCCGATAATCACCCGGCATTCGATATCCGTCTCAGAGGTACCCACCACTTCGAGCTCCATCATGCCGTCGGCCAAAAGAATCTCGTCACCGGGGGTCACATCCCGGGCAAGCCCCGGATAACTCACGGACACCCGGTTTTCCGAACCTGTGATCGGCTTGCTGGTCAGCGTAAGGGTGTCGCCGGGCTCCAGGCGGATGCCCGGCGGTTCAATTTCTCCGACCCGGATCTTGGGGCCGCAGAGATCCTGGAGACTCGCCACCGGTTTGCCGATCGCCGCGGAGCCTTTGCGAATCCGCTCAATCACCGCTGCATGATCCGCATGGGTCCCATGGGAAAAATTAAGCCGGGCCACGTTCATGCCCTGCCTGATCATGGCTTCCAGCGTATGCTGATGCTGACTGGCCGGCCCGATGGTGCAGACAATCTTTGTTTTTGCCATCACCCTATACCTCACACCTTATACCCTGCACCCTAAACCTTATACCCTGCTCACACCTTATACCTTGCGCTCTATACGCTTTCATCCCAGTATCACCGAAATCTTGTCCTGCCGGGCATTTACATGCTGAATGGTGATCTGGATCAGATCCCCGGGTTTCAACTCCCAGCCGCCGGAGACCGGCATCCGGCACTCCACCAGATAGGCGGTTAACAGAATGGTATACTTGTCCCAGCGTTTGTCCAGGACAATGGCCTCTTCCTTCTGCCCGATCCGGCCCGCCAGATATTTCAGCATCCAGTAACGAAACCGCCGGGTCTGGGTGATGGCCGCATGGGTCATGGGCTGCTGAACCTGCTGGATGATTTGCTCGATCTGCTCGGCACTGTAGCCCTTTTCAAGATCAAAACAGGCCCGGAGCTGGCGCTGGGTGATCAGATCAAAATATTTTCGGATCGGGGAGGTGGCGGTGACATAGGCATCCAGACCCAGGCCGGAGTGGTATTCGGGCGTGGGCAATAAGACCGCCCGGCTTAACATGCGCCGCTGCATCCAGTTCTGAAAAAGCGTGGCATTATCCGGATTCTGGTATAAGCGCCCCCGGGGCTCCGGCTGGGAGCGAAAAACCGCAGGCATTTGCTTATTATATAAAAATTTGGCCATCTGCCAATTGGCCATGATCATCATCTCGGAGACCAAAAGTCTGGACGGGCTGTTCCGGTCAAGCTTTTTAATACTGATTTCGCCGTGCTCAAATACCCGAAGGCTTATATCGGGCAGAGAAATCAACACTGCGCCGTCAGCCAGCCGCTGATCTCTGAAATCCACCGCCAGCTTATGCAGCTGCCGGATGGCCGGATCGGATTCAGCCATCAAATCCGCATCATTGTAACTAAGCTGGCGTTTCACCGAAATATAGGAGGGAAAAATATCCGAATCAGCGATCCCGCCGGTGGGGGTAACGGTGAAAAATATGCTGATCGCCGGCCGGATCTCACCGGCGCGCAAACTGCAAAGATCCTCAGCCAGACGGGGCGGCAGCATGGGAATTTTCATATCCGGCATATAAATGGAAGTTCCCCGGCTGATGATTTCCCGGTCAATCACCCCGTCCACAGGCACATACGCGCAAACATCCGCGATATGCACCCCGATCCGATGGCCGTTGGCAGCGGGCTCGATACTCAAGGCATCATCGAAATCAAGCGTGCCCTGGCCGTCAATGGTCATCAATTCAAGATCGGTCAGGTCCCTGCGGCTGGATTCCTCGATATCCGTATGATCCGTGCGCGGCAAGTGGGAGGCGGTTTCACTCACCGGTCCGGAAAAATCAATGGAGATCTCTAAGCGATCCAGCTCCAGATTCTGGTTCAGGGTCCAGACGCCCAAGCGCACCAGGGCATCGAAAATTTTATCCGAACTCTCCACTCCGGCGCGATTCAGTATGGCTTTGGCCAGGGAATAGGAATTGCTCTCTTTGCCGAACAGGTAATAGGACTTTAATGCCCCGACAATCTGCTGGAATGCTGCCGGGGGATGCGGTGCCTGGCCGGCCACCAGCTGTTTCAGCCACTCCCCCCCGTCTTCAATCAACTGCTCGCGGCGGGCCTTCTCCTGCTCCCGCGCCATATTTCTCTCCACCTCTTCGGCGGCGTGGGGGAAAAACCACTGGTAATTAAACTTGAAATAAATCCGGTTGTTAAAACAGGCCCGGATTAAGGCGGCCTCGTGATCTCCGTTGGAATTTTCCGGAAAGCAAAGGCCGGTCATGGTTTTAAGATCCACCCATTCGCCCATGGGGCTTAAAACTTCCCAGAGTTCGCGCACATCAATATGGCTTCGGATGGCCTCCCGGCGGGCCGAGGTTTCCTTCAGAAACTCGATAATCCGGTCCCGGCCCCGGTTCACGTTGATCCGGGTTTCAGAGGCATGCGAGAGGCGGCTTACTTTCTGATTCACCTCCCCGCCGTTTTCATTCAACAGCCGAACCCGTTCCGACTGGCCGGTTAATACCACGGCGC of Desulfobacterales bacterium contains these proteins:
- a CDS encoding four helix bundle protein; its protein translation is MTLGHERLDVYRLSISYVAWVYEKAKGLNGVHRPARDQWLRASQSIPLNIAEGDGKTADADRRRYFEIARGSALECAAIQDVLVVGKALDKTESRSRKDELDRMAAMLSRLGGRGYQVREDHTFYGQEATGDFDPDSDSDFDLDGEGK
- a CDS encoding IMP cyclohydrolase — protein: MTNDIKQMYKTIMDDHFPPRMEISFVDDNNRQTLYYEKVDWVIENVRKGLRYGENPGQEAALYRLINGNLVLGETRSIAPGKHLVSDAELLQSGKHPGKTNLTDADNALNILRYLTDKPAVIIVKHNNPCGAATSGNLADAYHKAYMADRVAAFGGCIAVNRALDTETAAAIADQYAEVVVAPEFEDGVIDILARRKNLRVIQIQNIEQLQSFAAQRVVEFKSLIDGGLITQWSFVPNARSKADMQLAQCEYKGTHYKISREPTEQEYADILFGWLLESGVTSNSVIYVKNGVSVGIGTGEQDRVGVAEIARDKAYRKLADRYCFETHGLAYNNLSDPDKKAEIDARVKDENGGLIGATMISDAFFPFRDGVDVGLREGITAVAQPGGSLNDYQSIEACNEADATMVFTGQRSFKH
- a CDS encoding PQQ-binding-like beta-propeller repeat protein, giving the protein MAWQKAKKLFIPFYLLLILLPSACNQNDIVGTKQWMFQTGGAIRSSPAVGTDGSIYVGSDDKHLYALNPDGTLKWTFQTGGQIRSSPAVADDGTIYFGSRDQLLYAVTPRGQKKWTFQTGGFIHSTPAIAADGAIYFGSTDKNLYALGPDGEKKWMFQTQSGIVSSPAIDRDGTIYIGSMGGSLYAIEPDGRQKWALQTRGMLISKPAIASDGTIYVVSENGRLFSVTPDGTLKWQYRPSGFIEPGPVIGPDGTIYAGAADGKLFALSPSGKEKWLFPTDGIMASSPAIAENGTIYIASVQRIYALGPNGQEKWRSETIGPIRYSSPALTPAGTILIGTMEGRVYSINGASRGLAGSQWPMYGCDLRHTSRH
- the pyk gene encoding pyruvate kinase, whose amino-acid sequence is MAKTKIVCTIGPASQHQHTLEAMIRQGMNVARLNFSHGTHADHAAVIERIRKGSAAIGKPVASLQDLCGPKIRVGEIEPPGIRLEPGDTLTLTSKPITGSENRVSVSYPGLARDVTPGDEILLADGMMELEVVGTSETDIECRVIIGGVLTSHKGINLPSGSIRVPALTEKDKTDLAFGLSHDVDYVALSFVRTPEDIEEAKQIIARAGKSTPVVAKIEKHEAVNNIDAIIAVADGIMVARGDLGVEIPLETVPAIQKELVRKANAAGKPVIIATQMLRSMVDAPRPTRAEAADVANAVLDGTDALMLSEETAIGNYPVKSVEYMTRIAENAESSYVYEKSFSMITDIKVSESVAHAACILADHLNAGAIIASTQSGFTAAQLSRFRPKSHIIALSPDAHTVRRLCLYWGCLSSEVARAEDVDAMLETAVETARDIGHVKEGDLLVITAGHPLWQSGTTNMIKVREL
- a CDS encoding ribonuclease catalytic domain-containing protein, which encodes MEPGIIVEYIEQQRILCAVVLTGQSERVRLLNENGGEVNQKVSRLSHASETRINVNRGRDRIIEFLKETSARREAIRSHIDVRELWEVLSPMGEWVDLKTMTGLCFPENSNGDHEAALIRACFNNRIYFKFNYQWFFPHAAEEVERNMAREQEKARREQLIEDGGEWLKQLVAGQAPHPPAAFQQIVGALKSYYLFGKESNSYSLAKAILNRAGVESSDKIFDALVRLGVWTLNQNLELDRLEISIDFSGPVSETASHLPRTDHTDIEESSRRDLTDLELMTIDGQGTLDFDDALSIEPAANGHRIGVHIADVCAYVPVDGVIDREIISRGTSIYMPDMKIPMLPPRLAEDLCSLRAGEIRPAISIFFTVTPTGGIADSDIFPSYISVKRQLSYNDADLMAESDPAIRQLHKLAVDFRDQRLADGAVLISLPDISLRVFEHGEISIKKLDRNSPSRLLVSEMMIMANWQMAKFLYNKQMPAVFRSQPEPRGRLYQNPDNATLFQNWMQRRMLSRAVLLPTPEYHSGLGLDAYVTATSPIRKYFDLITQRQLRACFDLEKGYSAEQIEQIIQQVQQPMTHAAITQTRRFRYWMLKYLAGRIGQKEEAIVLDKRWDKYTILLTAYLVECRMPVSGGWELKPGDLIQITIQHVNARQDKISVILG